The sequence GCATCATGCAAGTTCGAAACCCTCATAGCCGCTATAGGCGACCTCCTCGCAACGCTTGCGATATTCCGGGCCACCACCGACATAGACGAGGGTGCGACGCACGGTGGTGCCATCCGGCTTGTGCGTCACCTTCACCCACCAGGCATTGGTGTCGGCCATCAGCGTCCTGGCAAAGTCCGCATAGACCGCGTCGGTCCACTGTTTTTCGGCTGCCTGCGAGGGCTGCGAACGGCTATAGTTGCCAGCCTTCATATAGCATAGCATCTGCGTGACCCATTCGGCCTGCAGCGCGCCGCACACCCCGACATTGCAAAAGGCCGAACCATTGTGCGGGCCGACCAGCGTATAGAAATTTGGAAATCCGCGAGCCTGGAGCCCCAGATAGGTGGAAGGGCCATCGGCCCAGGCGTCGACCAGACGCAGGCCGTCCTGACCACGGATATCGATCCGGTCGAGCGATCCGGTTATGCCATCGAATCCGGTCGCAAAGATGACGACGTCCAGATCATAGATCTGGCCGTCGATCTTTGCGCCGCGTGCGACGAACTCGTCGATGGGCGTCGTCTTTATGTCGACCAGATGGACGTTGGACTGGTTGTAGCTTTCATAATAGTTGGTTTCCATGGGCACGCGCTTCGCACCGAATGGATGGTCGACCGGAATGAGCTTTTCGGCCACTTCCGGATCATTGACCCGCTGCCTGATCTTGTCGGCGACAAAATCCGCCAATATCTTGTTCGATTCCTTGCTCAGCAACAGGTCGCGAAAGCTGCTCAGCCAGATGCCATAGCCGGGACGATCATAAAGCATTTCAAAAAATGCGCTTCGCTCCTTTTCCGGGACTTCGGATGTTTTGCGCGTATCGCGATGATAGGGGAAGGCGGTGGGCGTCGTCTTCACATATTCGAGTATGGTGGGGAAACGCGATTTGATGAGATCCATTTCCGCGTCGCTCAGAGCCGAATTGCCAAGCGGCGTGCACCAGTTGGGCGTGCGCTGGAAAACGAACAGATCCTGTGCCGTTTCCGCGACGATGGGAATGATCTGGACGCCGGTGGCGCCGGTGCCGATCACGCCGACGCGCTTGCCGGTAAAGTCGATATCCCTTGGCTTCCCTTCCGCGTCTGTCGGCCAGCGCGACGAATGGAAGGCTTCGCCCCGGAACAGGTCCAGCCCCTTATAATAGGGCATGCTGGATGCCGACAGCGGACCGGTGGCCGATATCAGATAGCGGCAGGTCAGATCGGTGCCGTCGTCCAGCCGGACATTCCAGACATTGGTCTCGTCGTCATAGTGCGCGGCCAAGACCTTCGTCTTGAACTTGTAGAACCGACGGATGTCCATCTTGTCGGCCGCAGCATTGACGTAACGCAGCATTTCGGGCTGGCCTGCGAAATTCTCGCTCCATCGCCATTCGGGCATGATGCCCTTGAGCGCGAAATAGCCATAGGCGTAGCTTTCCGTATCCAGTCGGCATCCCGGATAGCGGTTCCAGTACCAGGTACCGCCGACATCTCCGGCGGCATCGACACCCAATACGCTCATCCCATTCTGGTCGAGCAGATAGGTTTGATAGATGCCGGTGATGCCCGCACCGATCACGACCGCGTCATAATCGGGATTGCTGATAGTCGGCATGTCCTGTGATTTTCCTGGCGCGAGGGTTGATGGGACGTCGCCGACCGATATGCGATGGGTGCCTGGACATGGGAGATGGAGGGCAGGGACCATTTCCCCCTGCCCTCCAAGATGCGATTTCAGAAGCGGTAGGTCACTTCCGCGCCGAACGTCTGGGGCTCACCCCAGATCGCCGTATTGAAACCGCCGCTGCCGCCTTCGACATAACCCGAATTATAGTAGAATTCGTCGAGCAGGTTCTTGGCATAAGCCGCGACCGAGAATTTACTGCCCATAACATCGTTCCAGCTCAGCCGGACATCGACGGTTGCATAGCCGGGCAATTTGGTGCGGGGCGTGATCGAGCCTTCATTGTTGGAGAAATGGGTGGACGTCTGGCCGAACACGTCAGTGCGCAGTTTTACCTTACCGATGTCTTCCGACAGCGGCATGGTGATCTCGGCAAAGACCGAACCTGCCCATTTGGGCGCGTCCGAATAGGTATCGAACGGAATGATCGGCCCGCCCAGCGGCGCGAGATCAACGATGTTCTGGGTGAACTTCGCATCGGTATAGGCGCCCGATATGCCCAGTTCCAGCCAATCGCTCGGCTTGATGTTCGCGTCGAATTCCACGCCCTGGATGCGCTTTTCGGGCACGTTGACGGTGAAGGCCGACGGGCCTGCGCCCAGATCGACGAACAGGGAATGCTGGGCGTGTTTCACGATCTGGCGGTAGAGGGCCAGATTGATCCGTGTCGGCATCGACCCCAGATAGTCGTTGAACTTGTAGCCCAGTTCGAAGTCGTAGGTGTTTTCGTTGCCGAAGAAGTTGGCATTGTTGAACGGACCGACCGCACCATTGAAACCGCCGGCGCGGAAGCTGCCACGCTGGGCGAAATAGACCATGTTGCCGGAATTGATCTGATACTGGATATTGAACGTCCAGCTTGGATCATGGAGCTTGGCTTCCTGTTTGAGAGGCGTGGAGCCGCTGAGATTGAACAGACTTCCCGCCTTCTGGCGAAGGCTCACCGTTTCCCAGCTATAGCGTCCGCCAGCCGTCACGCTCAGCTTGTCGGTCACAGCATAGGTCAACTGGCCGAATACCGCTTTCGACTCATTCCCGACTTGATAATTATAGGCGATGTCCGCGAGCGGCGTCGGCAGTTCCGCGCCGACGATGACAGGAATATATTCCTGCTTGGTGGTGTCGGAGTAGAACACGCCGAGGATATATTCAAGACCGCCGGTTTTACCCTGCAACTGCAGCTCATTGGAAATCCGCTCGGTCTTGAACACTTCGCCACCGGGAGGGCCGTTGCCGAGACCGGAGCGATTATAGAGGCTCAATGAACCGAAGGGCGAACCTGTCAGAATGCCCGGCGTGCGCGCGAAGGCATCTGCATAGTTGAAGATGTTCTTGAGCACGACGTCGTCGCCGATTTCCGCCTCGACGGTGTTGGTGATGAACGCGGTGTGCGCCTTGTGGGGCAGGTCGTAGCTGAGCCAGACCTTATAGGGGTTGGCCTGCTGCCATGCCAGATAGCCCGCCACCGCGCCTGGCCATGTGCCGTCGCCCCGCGGCCCATCGCCGATCAGCGGCGCGAAGGGACTGTTCGTCCCATACAGCGTGTCGAGCGTGCTGTTGAGGACATAGCCATTATTGACCTCGCCCACCTTATGATAGGAATAGAGGCCGCCCGCGCCTTCCGAGCCGCCGAAATCGCTATATTGCGCGACGGTCGTCATCTTGAAACCATCCCGCGGCTCGAGCACGACCGTGATACGACCGGACAGAGAATCGGTATCGCCCAGCGTATTGCCGGTCTTGATATTGCGAATATAACCGTCCTGCTTGTTATAGTCGCCGGCGACACGGACCTTGATGATATCGGAAACAGGAATGTCCACAGCGCCCTGAACCTGGATATAGTTGCGCTGCCCTCCCTTGACGGTCAGGAAGCCGCCGAAGTCATCACCAGGCTTGGTGGTTTCGTACAATATTGCGCCTCCGGTCGCATTGCGACCAAACAGCGTTCCTTGCGGCCCCTTGAGCACCTGCACGGAACTAAAGTCGAAAAAGGCCGTCGACGTGTTGCCTTCGGTTGCCGGCGCTTCGTTGATATAAGTGAGAACGGCGGGGCTTGAGCCGGAAAATGGGTCGAGCGTCTGGCCACGCAGCGTGAAGTTGAGCTGGTTGGAATTCTGGCCGCTCTTGACCACCAGGCCGGGGACCAGAGCCGCAAGGTCCTGCTCGCTGGCCACGTTGCGCGACTGAAGCGTATCGGCATTGAACGCCGAGACCGCGACCGGAACCTTGGACAGGGATTGTTCCCGCCGTTGCGCGGTGACGACGATGTCGGCCGGGGACGCGATTTTTTCGTTGCTCTGACCTTCGTCCCCTGCCCCCGGGGCATCCTGGCCAAATGCAGGCACCGCAGCCAACAGCCCTATAGTGGCAATGCCGCAAGCCAATTGTCGCTTACCATTCATGACGCTCTCCCATTTTGCCGTGCCCGTCCAGGCATCTTTGAGAACCTCAAACTAACTTTGATTAGGCAAATGTCAACCGGCAAGCGTGGCCAGCGGCGGTTTATGCACGCAAATGGGAAAGTACGGGCCGTCCGCTACACTGATATCTATATTTTATCGTTTTTTAACAGATATTTATAGAATTATCATTTCCAGTAAATCCTTCTTTGATTTTCGAACGAGCGAGGATTTCCGCATACCCACATGTCTTGCAAAACAAATATAAATTAGGTTGTATTGAGAGGAGTCGTCGGGGGCTGCGCCGGCTTCACGGCGGAGTGCAAGGGCAAGAGCATCAGATGCCTGTCCGGCGAGATGGCGTTGCGACGGATCCGATAGCCGCTTCCGCTCGGCCGCGTCCGCGGCCAGACCCTGCTGCGGATCGAACATAGCTTGGCGATTCTCGCCCGATGGTCCGGCCCCACCTGACGACAGGCCCAAGGCAGCGCAAGCGGGCGCGCGTCGGCGATGCCTCAATGGGGCGAGGCCACTCATCACCCCATCCTCGCCTTCCGAGCAGAAGGACTGGTCATGGCGCCGCGGCGCTATTTGCTGCTGAAATTTATGTCGCCCGCATCTGCAAGCGCCGGATCGATGTAAACCGCCCCATACCATTGCCCATCGGGATCAGGCGCCTAGCCCGCTGCAAGCCTCTGGAGCAGGATCATCACAAACACGCCAGTGGCGCAGCCAAGCAGGAAACTGGGCGAGTCACGCATGGTGAAGCGGATGACGCGCGGGCCGGGTCGCGATCTCCATGACCGCGCCGGTCAGGCGACGATCGCGGGATGGGCTATGCGCGGATCGCCCAGCATCGCCCGATAGGATGGCGGGGTACGCCCGCCGCTTTCGGTGATGCCGTAGCGCGCGGCGATTTCGGCGGTGATGAAGGTCTGGCCGTTGAGTGCATCGCGGTCCGGATCGTCATGGATCGCCGCAATCACCCGCCCGTTAAACTCGGGCGTTTCAGCGTCCGCCATGAATTTTGCATATTGGTCTGGATGATCGGACAGGGT is a genomic window of Sphingomonas bisphenolicum containing:
- a CDS encoding flavin-containing monooxygenase, which encodes MPTISNPDYDAVVIGAGITGIYQTYLLDQNGMSVLGVDAAGDVGGTWYWNRYPGCRLDTESYAYGYFALKGIMPEWRWSENFAGQPEMLRYVNAAADKMDIRRFYKFKTKVLAAHYDDETNVWNVRLDDGTDLTCRYLISATGPLSASSMPYYKGLDLFRGEAFHSSRWPTDAEGKPRDIDFTGKRVGVIGTGATGVQIIPIVAETAQDLFVFQRTPNWCTPLGNSALSDAEMDLIKSRFPTILEYVKTTPTAFPYHRDTRKTSEVPEKERSAFFEMLYDRPGYGIWLSSFRDLLLSKESNKILADFVADKIRQRVNDPEVAEKLIPVDHPFGAKRVPMETNYYESYNQSNVHLVDIKTTPIDEFVARGAKIDGQIYDLDVVIFATGFDGITGSLDRIDIRGQDGLRLVDAWADGPSTYLGLQARGFPNFYTLVGPHNGSAFCNVGVCGALQAEWVTQMLCYMKAGNYSRSQPSQAAEKQWTDAVYADFARTLMADTNAWWVKVTHKPDGTTVRRTLVYVGGGPEYRKRCEEVAYSGYEGFELA
- a CDS encoding TonB-dependent receptor, coding for MNGKRQLACGIATIGLLAAVPAFGQDAPGAGDEGQSNEKIASPADIVVTAQRREQSLSKVPVAVSAFNADTLQSRNVASEQDLAALVPGLVVKSGQNSNQLNFTLRGQTLDPFSGSSPAVLTYINEAPATEGNTSTAFFDFSSVQVLKGPQGTLFGRNATGGAILYETTKPGDDFGGFLTVKGGQRNYIQVQGAVDIPVSDIIKVRVAGDYNKQDGYIRNIKTGNTLGDTDSLSGRITVVLEPRDGFKMTTVAQYSDFGGSEGAGGLYSYHKVGEVNNGYVLNSTLDTLYGTNSPFAPLIGDGPRGDGTWPGAVAGYLAWQQANPYKVWLSYDLPHKAHTAFITNTVEAEIGDDVVLKNIFNYADAFARTPGILTGSPFGSLSLYNRSGLGNGPPGGEVFKTERISNELQLQGKTGGLEYILGVFYSDTTKQEYIPVIVGAELPTPLADIAYNYQVGNESKAVFGQLTYAVTDKLSVTAGGRYSWETVSLRQKAGSLFNLSGSTPLKQEAKLHDPSWTFNIQYQINSGNMVYFAQRGSFRAGGFNGAVGPFNNANFFGNENTYDFELGYKFNDYLGSMPTRINLALYRQIVKHAQHSLFVDLGAGPSAFTVNVPEKRIQGVEFDANIKPSDWLELGISGAYTDAKFTQNIVDLAPLGGPIIPFDTYSDAPKWAGSVFAEITMPLSEDIGKVKLRTDVFGQTSTHFSNNEGSITPRTKLPGYATVDVRLSWNDVMGSKFSVAAYAKNLLDEFYYNSGYVEGGSGGFNTAIWGEPQTFGAEVTYRF